A region of Streptomyces sp. NBC_01788 DNA encodes the following proteins:
- a CDS encoding Lsr2 family DNA-binding protein, whose amino-acid sequence MAGEILVAKVSASVIHGGRTIILTAGKTTVRAGHALLTGREHMFMPLHVDYDVEAAGEPGDDSGGEPEGALAQTMRASVAPDDTEAAPEDAESEPEQAPEPEPAPRPDAKTVRAWAAENGVDVPARGKIPDSVYEQYQAAQD is encoded by the coding sequence ATGGCAGGAGAGATCCTCGTCGCGAAGGTGAGCGCGTCCGTGATCCACGGCGGGCGCACCATCATCCTGACGGCCGGGAAGACGACCGTGCGGGCCGGGCACGCGCTGCTGACCGGCCGCGAGCACATGTTCATGCCGCTCCACGTCGACTACGACGTCGAGGCCGCGGGGGAGCCGGGTGACGACTCGGGCGGGGAGCCGGAAGGGGCCTTGGCCCAGACGATGCGCGCGAGCGTCGCTCCCGACGACACCGAGGCCGCCCCCGAGGACGCCGAGTCGGAGCCGGAGCAGGCCCCCGAACCGGAGCCGGCGCCGCGGCCGGACGCGAAGACCGTACGGGCGTGGGCGGCCGAGAACGGCGTCGATGTGCCCGCCCGCGGCAAGATCCCCGACAGCGTGTACGAGCAGTACCAGGCCGCGCAGGACTGA
- a CDS encoding phage tail tube protein, which produces MPTGSGLDAQLVVAEESVWGTSVTPTAAYEFNDEGLKLEPSFLEPTGLGAGRKYKRASRVSISRRSVSGDVTMEHSTRGMGLWWKHALASNATPVQVADGDAYEQVHVPGDFRGKGLTVQVGRPEPSTGLVRPFTYSGCKVSQWEFTVSDNGIPTLKLTVDGRDEDTTKALAAAAYPAGAHVFSFAGASLKLGGTAATSSGKTTVTGAQAIATVVTEVSVSGEAPMATERFGIGNSGLKAEQLENDTPTITGSLSAEFNKTELYDQFVANATMPLVLALEGEEIESGQRELLEIILPATKIKAAAPNVGGPDIVEMSTDFEAYDDEVNPPIQVRIIAKDTA; this is translated from the coding sequence ATGCCTACCGGATCCGGGCTGGACGCCCAGCTGGTCGTAGCGGAGGAATCCGTGTGGGGCACCAGCGTGACCCCCACCGCCGCCTACGAGTTCAACGACGAAGGCCTGAAACTCGAACCCAGCTTCCTTGAGCCCACGGGCCTGGGGGCGGGCCGCAAGTACAAGCGGGCGAGCAGGGTCAGCATCTCCCGCCGTTCGGTGTCCGGCGACGTCACCATGGAGCACTCGACTCGCGGCATGGGCCTGTGGTGGAAGCACGCCCTGGCCTCCAACGCCACCCCGGTGCAGGTCGCCGACGGTGACGCCTACGAGCAGGTCCACGTCCCGGGCGACTTCCGCGGCAAGGGTCTCACGGTGCAGGTGGGCCGGCCGGAGCCGTCGACCGGCCTGGTCCGCCCGTTCACGTACTCCGGCTGCAAGGTGTCGCAGTGGGAGTTCACCGTCTCCGACAACGGCATCCCCACGCTGAAGCTGACGGTGGACGGCCGCGACGAGGACACCACGAAGGCGCTCGCCGCCGCCGCCTACCCGGCCGGCGCGCACGTTTTCTCCTTCGCTGGGGCGTCCCTCAAGCTGGGCGGCACCGCCGCCACATCGTCGGGAAAGACCACGGTGACCGGCGCGCAGGCGATCGCCACCGTCGTCACCGAGGTGTCGGTGTCCGGTGAGGCGCCCATGGCCACGGAGCGGTTCGGCATCGGCAACAGCGGCTTGAAGGCGGAGCAGCTGGAGAACGACACCCCCACCATCACCGGGTCGCTGAGCGCGGAATTCAACAAGACCGAGCTGTACGACCAGTTCGTCGCGAACGCGACCATGCCGCTCGTGCTGGCCCTGGAGGGTGAGGAGATCGAGTCCGGGCAGCGGGAGCTCCTGGAGATCATCCTCCCCGCCACCAAGATCAAGGCGGCAGCGCCGAACGTCGGCGGCCCCGACATCGTCGAGATGAGCACGGACTTCGAGGCCTACGACGACGAGGTCAACCCCCCGATCCAGGTCCGCATCATCGCGAAGGACACCGCATGA